One window from the genome of Streptomyces sp. NBC_00287 encodes:
- a CDS encoding VOC family protein yields MELAQVRLLVSDFPACYRFYADVLGLKPQSGSQEGPYEKFSPATGAAGIALQDRSMMAEVLGELGDTATGHRSLVVLRVDDLDGYCERIAERGAVIVHGPAQLTDRMRVAHLKDPEGNLVELQEWQLLVG; encoded by the coding sequence GTGGAACTCGCCCAGGTCCGGCTGCTGGTCAGCGACTTCCCCGCCTGCTACCGCTTCTACGCCGACGTCCTCGGCCTGAAGCCGCAGTCGGGGTCGCAGGAGGGGCCGTACGAGAAGTTCAGCCCGGCCACGGGTGCGGCGGGGATCGCGTTGCAGGACCGGTCGATGATGGCCGAGGTACTGGGCGAACTCGGCGACACGGCCACGGGGCATCGCTCGCTGGTGGTGCTGCGGGTGGACGATCTGGACGGTTACTGCGAGCGGATCGCCGAGCGCGGGGCGGTGATCGTCCATGGTCCGGCGCAGCTGACGGATCGTATGCGGGTCGCCCATCTCAAGGATCCCGAGGGGAATCTGGTGGAGCTGCAGGAGTGGCAACTGCTGGTCGGTTAG
- a CDS encoding 16S rRNA (uracil(1498)-N(3))-methyltransferase codes for MTAPVFVVEHLDAGQGGRYVLEGPEGRHAVSVKRLRPGEDVVLTDGAGRWADCVVLETEGKDRLILRVDSVAEEPEPRPRITVVQALPKGDRGELAVETMTEVGVDGIVPWSASRCITQWKGERGLKALGKWRATAREAGKQSRRVRFPEVADAATSKQIAALLAKADFAAVLHESGTQPLAAAELPTEGEIVLVVGPEGGVSPEELALFEEAGARAYVLGPTVLRTSTAGTAAAALLLGRTGRWG; via the coding sequence ATGACGGCGCCGGTCTTCGTGGTCGAGCACCTCGACGCGGGACAGGGCGGCCGGTACGTCCTCGAAGGACCCGAGGGCCGGCACGCGGTCTCCGTGAAGCGGCTGCGCCCCGGCGAGGACGTCGTCCTCACGGACGGCGCCGGGCGCTGGGCGGACTGCGTGGTGCTGGAGACCGAGGGCAAGGACCGGCTGATCCTCCGGGTCGACTCCGTCGCCGAGGAACCCGAGCCGCGGCCGCGCATCACCGTCGTACAGGCGCTGCCCAAGGGCGACCGGGGTGAGCTGGCCGTCGAGACGATGACCGAGGTCGGGGTCGACGGGATCGTGCCGTGGTCGGCGTCCCGGTGCATCACGCAGTGGAAGGGCGAGCGCGGGCTGAAGGCGCTCGGCAAGTGGCGGGCCACCGCGCGCGAGGCCGGCAAGCAGTCCCGGCGGGTCCGCTTCCCCGAGGTCGCGGACGCGGCAACCTCCAAGCAGATCGCGGCACTGCTCGCGAAGGCCGACTTCGCCGCCGTACTCCATGAGAGCGGGACCCAGCCGCTGGCCGCCGCCGAACTGCCCACGGAGGGTGAGATCGTGCTGGTCGTCGGGCCGGAAGGGGGTGTGTCTCCCGAGGAGTTGGCGCTCTTCGAGGAGGCCGGGGCGCGGGCGTATGTGCTCGGGCCCACCGTGTTGCGCACCTCGACCGCCGGGACCGCGGCGGCCGCCCTGCTCCTCGGCCGTACCGGTCGCTGGGGCTGA
- a CDS encoding nitronate monooxygenase produces MSSALTDLFPLPIVQAPMAGGVSVPTLAAAVAEAGGLGFLAAGYKTADGMYQEIKQVRGLTGRPFGVNLFMPQPEYADAAAVDVYAHQLAGEAGWYETELGDRDSGRDDGYEAKLAVLLDNPVPVVSFHFGVPSRDVLDSLRRAGTFTLVTATTAEEALAVERAGADAVIAQGVEAGGHQGTHRDNPETDGTGIGLLSLIAQIRETVTIPLVAAGGIMRGSQIAAVLAAGASAAQLGTAFLATPESGANAVHKQALTNPLFARTELTRAFSGRPARGLVNRFMREHGPYAPAAYPEIHHLTSPLRKAAAKAGDAQGMALWAGQGHRMARELPAGQLVEVLAAELAAARTALSAFQEGGAG; encoded by the coding sequence ATGTCCTCCGCGCTGACCGATCTTTTTCCCCTTCCGATCGTGCAGGCCCCCATGGCGGGCGGTGTCTCCGTGCCGACGCTTGCCGCTGCCGTGGCCGAGGCCGGTGGGCTGGGGTTTCTCGCCGCCGGGTACAAGACCGCCGATGGCATGTACCAGGAGATCAAGCAGGTACGGGGGCTCACCGGCCGCCCGTTCGGCGTGAATCTCTTCATGCCGCAGCCGGAGTACGCCGACGCGGCGGCCGTCGACGTCTACGCCCATCAGCTGGCCGGAGAGGCCGGCTGGTACGAGACCGAGCTCGGGGACCGCGACAGCGGCCGTGACGACGGCTACGAGGCCAAGCTCGCCGTCCTGCTCGACAACCCGGTACCGGTGGTCTCCTTCCACTTCGGCGTGCCGAGCCGTGACGTACTCGACTCCCTGCGCCGGGCCGGAACCTTCACCCTCGTCACCGCCACCACCGCCGAGGAAGCCCTCGCCGTCGAGCGGGCCGGTGCCGACGCGGTGATCGCGCAGGGCGTCGAAGCCGGTGGACATCAGGGCACGCATCGCGACAACCCCGAGACCGACGGCACCGGCATCGGGCTGCTCTCACTCATCGCCCAGATCCGCGAGACCGTCACCATCCCCCTCGTCGCCGCCGGCGGCATCATGCGCGGCAGCCAGATCGCCGCCGTGCTCGCCGCGGGCGCGAGCGCCGCCCAGCTCGGCACCGCGTTCCTCGCCACCCCCGAGTCCGGCGCCAACGCCGTCCACAAGCAGGCCCTGACCAACCCGCTGTTCGCACGCACCGAGTTGACGCGGGCCTTCTCCGGCCGCCCCGCGCGCGGGCTCGTCAACCGCTTCATGCGCGAGCACGGCCCGTACGCCCCCGCCGCCTACCCGGAGATCCACCACCTCACCTCACCGCTGCGCAAGGCGGCCGCCAAGGCGGGCGACGCGCAGGGCATGGCGCTGTGGGCGGGACAGGGCCACCGCATGGCACGGGAGCTGCCCGCCGGGCAGCTCGTGGAGGTACTGGCGGCCGAACTCGCCGCCGCCAGGACAGCGTTGTCGGCCTTTCAGGAAGGCGGTGCGGGCTGA
- the dnaJ gene encoding molecular chaperone DnaJ, giving the protein MATDYYAVLGVRRDASQEEIKKAFRRLARELHPDVNPDPKTQERFKEINAAYEVLSDPQKKQVYDLGGDPLSQAGGAGAGGFGAGGFGNFSDIMDAFFGTASQRGPRSRTRRGQDAMIRLEIELDEAAFGTTKDIQVDTAIVCNTCNGEGAAPGTSAQTCDMCRGRGEVSQVTRSFLGQVMTSRPCPQCQGFGTVVPTPCPECAGDGRVRSRRTLTVKIPAGVDNGTRIQLAGEGEVGPGGGPAGDLYVEIHELPHAMFQRRGDDLHCTVTIPMTAASLGTKVPLETLDGLEEVDIRPGTQSGQSIPLHGRGVTHLRGGGRGDLIVHVEVQTPSKLDPEQERLLRELAKLRGEERPQGQFQPGQQGLFSRLKDAFNGR; this is encoded by the coding sequence GTGGCCACGGACTACTACGCCGTTCTCGGCGTGCGTCGCGACGCGTCGCAGGAAGAGATCAAGAAGGCCTTCCGGCGGCTCGCTCGCGAGCTGCACCCGGACGTCAATCCGGATCCGAAGACCCAGGAGCGGTTCAAGGAGATCAACGCCGCTTACGAGGTGCTCTCGGACCCGCAGAAGAAGCAGGTCTACGACCTCGGCGGCGACCCGCTGTCCCAGGCGGGCGGCGCGGGCGCGGGCGGCTTCGGGGCCGGTGGCTTCGGGAACTTCTCGGACATCATGGACGCGTTCTTCGGTACGGCGTCGCAGCGCGGTCCGCGCTCGCGTACCCGCCGTGGCCAGGACGCCATGATCCGTCTGGAGATCGAGCTCGACGAGGCGGCCTTCGGCACCACGAAGGACATCCAGGTCGACACGGCGATCGTCTGCAACACCTGTAATGGTGAGGGCGCCGCGCCGGGGACCTCCGCGCAGACGTGTGACATGTGCCGCGGGCGCGGTGAGGTGTCGCAGGTGACGCGGTCCTTCCTGGGCCAGGTCATGACCTCGCGGCCGTGTCCGCAGTGCCAGGGCTTCGGCACGGTGGTTCCGACGCCGTGTCCGGAGTGCGCGGGCGACGGTCGCGTACGGTCGCGTCGCACCCTGACGGTCAAGATCCCGGCCGGTGTCGACAACGGCACGCGGATCCAGCTCGCCGGTGAGGGCGAGGTCGGGCCCGGTGGCGGTCCCGCCGGTGACCTCTACGTCGAGATCCATGAGCTGCCGCATGCGATGTTCCAGCGGCGCGGGGACGATCTGCACTGCACGGTGACGATCCCGATGACGGCGGCGTCCCTCGGCACGAAGGTGCCGCTGGAGACCCTCGACGGGCTGGAGGAGGTCGACATCCGCCCGGGCACCCAGTCCGGCCAGTCGATCCCGCTGCACGGCCGGGGCGTCACGCATCTGCGCGGCGGCGGCCGGGGCGACCTGATCGTCCACGTCGAGGTCCAGACCCCGTCCAAGCTCGACCCCGAGCAGGAGCGGTTGCTGCGCGAGCTGGCGAAGCTGAGGGGCGAGGAGCGGCCTCAGGGGCAGTTCCAGCCGGGGCAGCAGGGGTTGTTCTCGCGGTTGAAGGATGCTTTCAACGGGCGCTGA
- the hrcA gene encoding heat-inducible transcriptional repressor HrcA has product MLSERRLQVLRAIVQDYVGTEEPVGSKALTERHNLGVSPATVRNDMAALEDEGFIAQPHTSAGRIPTDKGYRLFVDKLAGVKPMTAPERRAIQNFLEGAVDLDDVVARTVRLLAQLTRQVAVVQYPSLTRSTVRHVELLSLAPARVMLVLITDTGRVEQRMVDCPAPFGETSLADLRARLNSRIAGRRFTDVPTLVEDLPEAFDHEDRGTVSAVLSTLLETLVEENEERLMIGGTANLTRFGHDFPLTIRPVLEALEEQVVLLKLLGEAGDSGMTVRIGHENAYEGLNSTSVVSVGYGSGGEAVAKLGVVGPTRMDYPGTMGAVRAVARYVGQILAES; this is encoded by the coding sequence ATGCTGAGCGAACGCAGGCTTCAGGTGCTGCGCGCCATCGTCCAGGACTATGTCGGCACCGAGGAGCCGGTGGGGTCGAAGGCCCTGACCGAGCGGCACAACCTCGGCGTCTCCCCGGCGACCGTCCGCAATGACATGGCGGCGCTGGAGGACGAGGGCTTCATCGCTCAGCCGCACACCAGCGCCGGGCGTATCCCGACGGACAAGGGTTACCGGCTCTTCGTCGACAAGCTGGCCGGCGTCAAGCCGATGACCGCGCCCGAGCGGCGTGCCATCCAGAACTTCCTCGAGGGCGCCGTCGATCTCGACGACGTCGTCGCGCGGACGGTGCGGCTGCTCGCCCAGCTCACGCGGCAGGTCGCCGTCGTGCAGTATCCGTCGCTCACCCGGTCCACCGTGCGCCATGTCGAGCTGCTCTCGCTCGCTCCCGCGCGCGTGATGCTCGTGCTGATCACGGACACCGGGCGGGTCGAGCAGCGGATGGTCGACTGCCCGGCGCCGTTCGGCGAGACGTCCCTGGCCGATCTGCGGGCCCGGCTGAACAGCCGGATCGCGGGCCGGCGCTTCACCGATGTGCCGACGCTCGTCGAGGACCTCCCCGAGGCCTTCGACCACGAGGACCGCGGCACGGTCTCGGCCGTTCTCTCCACGCTGCTGGAGACGCTGGTCGAGGAGAACGAGGAGCGGCTGATGATCGGCGGCACCGCCAATCTCACCCGCTTCGGACATGACTTTCCCCTCACGATCCGGCCCGTTCTGGAGGCCCTTGAGGAGCAGGTCGTGCTTCTCAAGCTCCTTGGCGAGGCCGGGGATTCGGGCATGACCGTACGCATCGGTCATGAGAACGCCTATGAGGGACTCAACTCCACGTCCGTGGTGTCGGTCGGCTACGGTTCGGGCGGCGAGGCAGTCGCCAAGCTCGGCGTGGTCGGACCGACCCGCATGGATTACCCGGGAACGATGGGAGCGGTACGCGCAGTGGCACGGTACGTCGGACAGATCCTGGCGGAGTCGTAA
- a CDS encoding MBL fold metallo-hydrolase produces MTVTWEELGWERVAAGVGRCRLPGWDCTAGLVLGEGTALVVDAGSSLAEGARLRMRAEALAGHRVTHLALTHPHFDHVLGAAAFAGAEVYGAVGIDSVYGPHGRAELRADAVRNGLDARVADEAVDTLVPPRHHVSGEWTLDLGPRRQVLLANVGPGHTAHDLVVLVPGTPEVVFCGDLVEESGEPQAGPDAVPSQWPAALDRLLALGGEDALYVPGHGAVVDAAFVRRQRDALAARFGVSL; encoded by the coding sequence ATGACGGTGACTTGGGAAGAGCTCGGGTGGGAGCGGGTCGCGGCCGGGGTGGGCCGGTGCCGGCTGCCGGGCTGGGACTGTACGGCCGGCCTGGTCCTCGGAGAGGGTACGGCGCTGGTGGTCGACGCCGGGTCGAGCCTGGCCGAGGGGGCGCGGCTGCGGATGCGGGCGGAGGCGCTCGCCGGTCACCGTGTGACCCATCTCGCGCTGACGCATCCGCACTTCGACCATGTCCTCGGGGCTGCGGCGTTCGCGGGGGCGGAGGTCTACGGCGCGGTGGGCATCGACTCGGTGTACGGGCCGCACGGCCGGGCGGAGCTGCGCGCGGACGCGGTACGCAACGGTCTGGACGCGCGCGTGGCCGACGAGGCGGTGGACACCCTGGTGCCGCCCCGCCACCACGTCTCCGGCGAGTGGACCCTCGACCTCGGCCCCCGCCGCCAGGTCCTCCTGGCCAACGTCGGCCCCGGCCACACGGCCCATGACCTGGTGGTCCTGGTCCCCGGCACGCCCGAGGTCGTCTTCTGCGGCGACCTGGTCGAGGAGTCCGGCGAGCCCCAGGCGGGCCCGGACGCCGTACCGTCCCAGTGGCCGGCGGCCCTGGACCGCCTTCTCGCACTGGGCGGCGAGGACGCGCTGTACGTGCCCGGTCACGGAGCGGTGGTGGACGCGGCGTTCGTACGGCGGCAGCGAGACGCCCTGGCGGCCCGTTTCGGCGTGTCGCTCTGA
- a CDS encoding DUF3097 domain-containing protein — MRQYSPDLTPPWKKPKPVPEVEAEPGLVVEEPGTGFCGAVIRCEAGTVTLEDRFGKHRVFPLEPRGFLLEGRVVTLVRPSSSTPVRPTRTASGSVAVPGARARVARAGRIYVEGRHDAELVEKVWGDDLRIEGVVVEYLEGVDDLPRIVEEFAPGPDARLGVLVDHLLPGTKEWRIAESVTSEHALVVGHPYIDIWEAVKPSSLGIAGWPRVPHGQDWKTGVCRALGWPSENTGAVWQAILGRVGSYKDLEPELLGRVEELIDFVTDSGGA; from the coding sequence ATGCGCCAGTACTCTCCGGACCTGACCCCGCCCTGGAAGAAGCCCAAGCCGGTCCCCGAGGTCGAGGCGGAGCCCGGCCTGGTGGTGGAGGAGCCCGGCACCGGCTTCTGCGGCGCGGTGATCCGCTGCGAGGCGGGAACGGTGACGCTGGAGGACCGCTTCGGCAAGCACCGGGTGTTCCCACTGGAGCCGAGGGGCTTCCTGCTGGAGGGCAGGGTGGTGACGCTGGTGAGACCGTCGTCATCGACTCCGGTACGTCCCACCCGTACCGCGTCCGGTTCAGTCGCCGTCCCCGGCGCCCGCGCGCGCGTCGCCCGCGCCGGGCGCATCTACGTCGAGGGCCGCCACGACGCGGAACTGGTGGAGAAGGTCTGGGGCGACGACCTGCGCATCGAGGGTGTGGTGGTGGAGTACCTGGAGGGCGTGGACGACCTGCCGAGGATCGTCGAGGAATTCGCACCGGGCCCGGACGCGAGGCTGGGAGTCCTGGTGGACCACCTGCTCCCCGGCACGAAGGAGTGGCGGATCGCGGAGTCGGTCACCAGCGAACACGCCTTGGTCGTCGGCCACCCGTACATCGACATCTGGGAGGCCGTGAAGCCGTCGTCCCTGGGCATCGCGGGCTGGCCTCGGGTGCCGCACGGGCAGGACTGGAAAACGGGGGTGTGCCGGGCGCTGGGGTGGCCGTCGGAGAACACGGGGGCGGTGTGGCAGGCGATTCTGGGGCGCGTGGGGTCTTACAAGGACCTGGAGCCGGAGCTGCTGGGAAGGGTGGAGGAACTGATCGACTTCGTCACGGATAGCGGTGGGGCCTGA
- a CDS encoding Uma2 family endonuclease — protein sequence MTAVDERGMANYLDKFEPPEGVKAELLRGVIVMMASPDLVHNLIVLHTQAQIPLDRWYPIQTQDVDIVGEESVPIPDLVVAAPDMLPASGHLLPSQLVSMVVEVVSKSSVHQDYVVKRSIYAAGKVPVYLILDPIMAQCVLLTRPEGEGEDANYLTQQITKFGDPVSVEVLGVELGTSEFGTFPDVRPHRYP from the coding sequence ATGACCGCTGTGGACGAGCGTGGAATGGCCAATTACCTCGACAAGTTCGAGCCTCCCGAGGGCGTCAAGGCTGAGCTCCTCAGGGGGGTAATCGTGATGATGGCCAGCCCAGATCTGGTGCACAACCTGATCGTGTTGCACACACAGGCGCAAATTCCCCTGGACCGCTGGTATCCCATCCAGACACAGGACGTCGACATCGTCGGCGAGGAGAGCGTGCCCATCCCGGATCTGGTCGTCGCGGCGCCGGACATGCTGCCCGCCTCGGGGCATCTACTGCCGTCCCAGCTGGTCAGCATGGTCGTCGAGGTCGTCTCCAAGTCCAGTGTTCATCAGGACTACGTGGTCAAGAGGTCGATCTACGCGGCGGGCAAGGTGCCTGTGTATCTCATTCTCGATCCGATCATGGCGCAGTGTGTCCTGCTGACGAGGCCTGAGGGTGAGGGTGAGGACGCCAACTATCTGACGCAGCAGATCACCAAGTTCGGTGATCCGGTGTCGGTGGAGGTTCTGGGGGTCGAACTGGGCACGAGCGAGTTCGGCACATTCCCCGACGTCAGGCCCCACCGCTATCCGTGA
- the hemW gene encoding radical SAM family heme chaperone HemW produces MPSALPDGEPVPDDGTLPATALTGAADRPLGFYLHVPYCATRCGYCDFNTYTATELRGTGGVLASRDNYADTLIDEIRLARKVLGDDPRAVRTVFVGGGTPTLLAADDLVRMLGAIRDEFGLASDAEITTEANPESVDPAYLSRLREGGFNRISFGMQSAKQHVLKVLDRTHTPGRPEACVAEAHAAGFDHVNLDLIYGTPGESDDDWRASLESAIGAGPDHVSAYALIVEEGTQLARRIRRGEVPMTDDDVHADRYLMAESVLSSAGFDWYEVSNWATSEAGRCLHNELYWRGADWWGAGPGAHSHVGGVRWWNVKHPGAYAGALAAGRSPGAGRELLSEEDRRVERILLELRLREGVPLGLLRPEGLKAARRALADELLHKGPYEEGRAVLTLRGRLLADAVVRDLVD; encoded by the coding sequence ATGCCTTCCGCACTCCCCGACGGCGAGCCGGTCCCCGACGACGGCACGCTGCCCGCCACCGCGCTCACCGGCGCGGCCGACCGCCCGCTCGGCTTCTACCTGCACGTCCCGTACTGCGCGACCCGCTGCGGGTACTGCGACTTCAACACCTACACCGCGACCGAGCTGCGCGGCACGGGTGGCGTGCTTGCCTCCCGCGACAACTACGCGGACACCCTGATCGACGAGATCCGCCTGGCGCGGAAGGTACTGGGCGACGACCCGCGCGCGGTGCGGACGGTCTTCGTGGGCGGCGGTACGCCGACGCTGCTGGCGGCGGATGATCTCGTACGGATGCTGGGGGCGATCCGGGACGAGTTCGGGCTCGCGTCCGACGCCGAGATCACGACGGAGGCGAACCCGGAGTCGGTGGACCCGGCGTACCTCTCCCGGCTGAGGGAGGGCGGCTTCAACCGGATCTCCTTCGGCATGCAGAGCGCGAAGCAGCATGTGCTGAAGGTGCTGGACCGGACGCATACGCCCGGCCGCCCCGAGGCATGTGTGGCGGAGGCACATGCGGCGGGCTTCGACCATGTGAACCTGGACCTGATCTACGGCACGCCCGGGGAGTCGGACGACGACTGGCGGGCGTCGCTGGAATCGGCGATCGGCGCCGGTCCTGACCATGTCTCGGCGTACGCGCTGATCGTCGAGGAGGGCACGCAGCTCGCCCGACGGATCCGCCGGGGCGAGGTCCCGATGACCGACGACGACGTCCACGCCGACCGCTATCTGATGGCGGAATCCGTGCTGTCCTCGGCGGGCTTCGACTGGTACGAGGTCTCGAACTGGGCGACCTCGGAAGCGGGCCGGTGCCTGCACAACGAGCTGTACTGGCGGGGCGCGGACTGGTGGGGGGCCGGTCCTGGGGCGCACTCGCATGTAGGCGGGGTGCGCTGGTGGAACGTGAAGCATCCGGGAGCGTATGCGGGGGCGCTGGCGGCAGGGCGGTCGCCGGGGGCGGGGCGCGAGCTGCTGTCGGAGGAGGACCGGCGGGTGGAGCGGATCCTGCTGGAGCTGCGGCTTCGGGAGGGGGTGCCGCTGGGGTTGCTGAGGCCGGAGGGGCTCAAGGCCGCACGCCGGGCGCTGGCGGATGAGTTGCTGCACAAGGGGCCGTACGAGGAGGGTCGGGCCGTGCTGACGTTGCGGGGACGGCTACTGGCGGATGCGGTGGTGCGGGACCTGGTGGATTGA
- a CDS encoding SpoIIE family protein phosphatase — MRAIPAQRETVSRASDVPAHESVRPRAWTCATLPGSPLAPGSARALVHAGLTEWAELGLPGTEHRTARLADDTALVVSELVTNAVVHAGTDIELVCRMEEETGAIVVEVSDRHPSRAPRDGTPEPADGTPEYGRGLSLVGRLAESWGVTYRTGVKTVWARLAAEEHQEEAGTPRPFSIPGPGPRRPERDRDWLGRGALSFLAEASDLLAGQLDEDLVAALTGQLLVPRLADWCAVWLEDELTGRGWAPHGTAGAGPRLARVWHGSENRIEDLRVALEKEPPRPPDDLLSGPVPHPWPGEALEPEGTALAYRLIAGGRPLGTLVIGRAGPAGFPDEVTGLVEDLGRRVALAIGAARQYARQATISAVLQRGLLPGAVAEIPGVRSALVYEPCDQGGPSGDFYDVFPAADGRWCFAVGDVQGKGPEAAVVIGLARPWLRLLAREGYRVADVLDRLNQLLLDDATEAADANARALVGPAPPGEGPQTRFLSLLYGELAPFDGGVLCTLASAGHPLPLLLGPDGDVRTAAQPQTLLGVIEDATYTSETLELRPGDSLLCVTDGVTERRCGSRQFDDGDGLATALAGCAGLSAQSIAERIRRLVHDFGGRPPEDDLALLVLQAE; from the coding sequence ATGAGGGCCATTCCGGCGCAACGGGAGACCGTTTCCCGTGCCTCTGATGTGCCTGCGCACGAGAGCGTGCGCCCGCGCGCGTGGACCTGCGCGACCCTGCCCGGAAGCCCCCTCGCGCCGGGCTCCGCCCGCGCACTCGTGCACGCCGGCCTCACCGAGTGGGCCGAACTCGGCCTGCCCGGCACCGAGCACCGCACCGCGCGCCTCGCCGACGACACCGCGCTGGTCGTCAGCGAACTGGTCACCAACGCCGTAGTGCACGCGGGCACCGACATAGAGCTGGTGTGCCGGATGGAGGAGGAGACCGGCGCGATCGTCGTCGAGGTCTCCGACCGCCATCCCTCGCGCGCCCCGCGCGACGGCACCCCCGAACCGGCGGACGGCACACCGGAGTACGGGCGCGGACTGAGCCTGGTCGGACGGCTCGCGGAGTCCTGGGGCGTGACCTACCGCACCGGCGTGAAGACGGTGTGGGCACGTCTTGCCGCCGAGGAGCACCAGGAGGAGGCCGGGACTCCGCGCCCCTTCTCGATACCGGGCCCGGGACCGCGGCGGCCCGAGCGCGACCGGGACTGGTTGGGCCGGGGCGCCCTGTCGTTCCTCGCCGAGGCCTCCGATCTGCTCGCCGGGCAGCTCGACGAGGACCTGGTCGCCGCGCTCACCGGGCAGCTGCTCGTGCCCCGGCTCGCCGACTGGTGCGCGGTGTGGCTCGAGGACGAGCTCACCGGGCGCGGCTGGGCGCCGCACGGCACCGCGGGCGCCGGGCCCCGTCTTGCCCGGGTCTGGCACGGCAGCGAGAACCGCATCGAGGACCTGCGCGTGGCGCTGGAGAAGGAGCCGCCCCGCCCGCCGGACGACCTGCTCTCCGGGCCCGTGCCGCACCCCTGGCCCGGGGAGGCGCTGGAGCCGGAGGGCACGGCATTGGCGTACCGGCTGATCGCGGGCGGCCGACCGCTGGGCACGCTCGTCATCGGGCGGGCCGGTCCCGCGGGCTTCCCCGACGAGGTCACCGGGCTCGTGGAGGACCTGGGCCGCCGGGTGGCGCTCGCCATCGGCGCGGCCCGGCAGTACGCCCGTCAGGCCACCATCAGCGCGGTCCTCCAGCGCGGACTGCTGCCCGGCGCCGTCGCCGAGATCCCGGGGGTGCGCAGCGCCCTCGTCTACGAGCCCTGCGACCAGGGCGGGCCGAGCGGCGACTTCTACGACGTGTTCCCGGCCGCCGACGGCCGCTGGTGCTTCGCCGTCGGTGACGTCCAGGGCAAGGGCCCGGAGGCGGCGGTGGTGATCGGCCTGGCCCGCCCCTGGCTACGGCTGCTGGCCCGGGAGGGCTACCGAGTGGCCGACGTCCTCGACCGCCTCAACCAGCTCCTCCTCGACGACGCCACGGAGGCGGCGGACGCCAATGCCCGCGCCCTGGTCGGCCCGGCGCCCCCGGGAGAGGGCCCCCAGACCCGCTTCCTCTCCCTGTTGTACGGCGAGCTGGCTCCCTTCGACGGCGGCGTCCTGTGCACCCTCGCCTCCGCCGGACACCCGTTGCCGCTGCTGTTGGGCCCCGACGGGGACGTCCGTACGGCAGCGCAGCCGCAGACTCTGCTCGGGGTCATCGAGGACGCCACGTACACCAGCGAGACCCTGGAGCTGCGGCCCGGGGACAGCCTGCTGTGCGTGACGGACGGAGTGACGGAGCGGCGCTGCGGCTCACGCCAGTTCGACGACGGGGACGGGCTCGCGACCGCGCTCGCCGGGTGCGCGGGGCTCAGCGCGCAGTCGATCGCGGAGCGGATCCGGCGGCTCGTGCACGACTTCGGGGGGCGGCCGCCGGAGGACGATCTGGCGCTGCTGGTGCTCCAGGCCGAGTAA